The genomic stretch ATGAGGCGCGCGAGATGTTAAAGCTGCTTGGGATGCCGTTCTCAGGCAATTAGCAGGAGGCTGGGTACTTGGCTAAGAAATCACAAATTGCGGAAGCGAAGCGCAATCCGAAATACAAGACACGCAAGTATCATCGTTGTGTGCGTTGTGGCAGGCGGAGAGCATTTATGAGGAAGTTCAAGATTTGCCGTTTGTGCTTCAGGGAACTGGCAGTGTCGGGTCAGATTCCTGGTATTGTCAAGGCTAGTTGGTAATATCGGAGAGAATATGAATTTGACAGATCCAATTGCTGATATGTTGACGCGTATTAAGAATGCGCTTGCGGCTGGTCTTGAGACGGTGGATATGCACCAGTCAAAGATGAAGGTTGAGGTTGCCCGTATCCTGAAGAAGGAAGGGTACATCAGGGATTATGTGGTTGAGGGGGGAAGCAAGAAGAAGATATTGCGGATATATCTTAAATATACAGAAGAACGTGAACCGGTAATACAAGGCATAAAAAGGAAGAGTAAGCCGGGTTTGCGACTGTATAGCGGAGCCGGAAAGGTCCCGAAAATCATGGGGGGCATGGGTGTTGTGGTTATGAGCACTCCGCTCGGTATGATGACCGGCAAGGAAGCAGTCAAGCGTGGTGTGGGTGGAGAAATTGTCTGTTTAGTCTGGTAAATTGAGTACGGTTGTTGAGGATTGAAATGATTTTTTGGAGTAAAGAATGTCACGTGTAGGACAGAAACCAATAGAGATACCGTCGGGTGTAACTGTAACGGTCAACGGTTCTGACGTTTGCGTTAAGGGGGCCAAAGAGGATCTGGCTATGACCATGGCCTCTGGTGTTTCTGCAGTTGTTGAAGGCGGTAAAGTTGTTGTTACAATTGCTGATGAGGAGAAGGGAAATCTTCACGGGCTGACGCGGACTCTCATCGCTAATATGATCGAGGGTGTTACAAAAGGGTACAGCAAGCAGCTTGAGATTCAGGGTGTTGGTTTCAAGGCGATCCTCCAGGGGAAAGTTCTCTTGTTGTCGTTGGGTTTCTCGAGTCCGGTGGAATACCAGATTCCTGCTGGCATAACAATCACGGTTGATAATGCAACGGCAATATCCATCAAGGGTGCGGATAAACAGATGG from bacterium encodes the following:
- a CDS encoding type Z 30S ribosomal protein S14 translates to MAKKSQIAEAKRNPKYKTRKYHRCVRCGRRRAFMRKFKICRLCFRELAVSGQIPGIVKASW
- the rpsH gene encoding 30S ribosomal protein S8, whose amino-acid sequence is MNLTDPIADMLTRIKNALAAGLETVDMHQSKMKVEVARILKKEGYIRDYVVEGGSKKKILRIYLKYTEEREPVIQGIKRKSKPGLRLYSGAGKVPKIMGGMGVVVMSTPLGMMTGKEAVKRGVGGEIVCLVW
- a CDS encoding 50S ribosomal protein L6 translates to MSRVGQKPIEIPSGVTVTVNGSDVCVKGAKEDLAMTMASGVSAVVEGGKVVVTIADEEKGNLHGLTRTLIANMIEGVTKGYSKQLEIQGVGFKAILQGKVLLLSLGFSSPVEYQIPAGITITVDNATAISIKGADKQM